In Mustelus asterias chromosome 16, sMusAst1.hap1.1, whole genome shotgun sequence, one DNA window encodes the following:
- the LOC144505237 gene encoding B-cell receptor CD22-like isoform X2 has product MSTSHCNLALIVVCLIQGSVCQWSVWVDDAVYVWEGESVILNCSFQYPDPLRDPSTVTARWLKNSPFPNNHQAAEIYNSQNMERVSPDVQLIGDLNERNCSLQIENIHKADTGIYYFRFELGQGNNWSGEDGISVHVYGRPTKPYISVPEEVVEGEEMVTLTCSSTNIDQRGRAILSWDGISDLTEWVPRTEEQWAGYSWSLTNNLAFIPSYQHHNRVIKCTVNYIPYPYSDETYLTLQIRYPPKNTVLLVNASQEEIKEGDCVTLVCVGNSFPEANYTWYKKDRFTNKTEVLNTVSSNILFQKISRKNSGFYNCLATNYLGSSLSSEVEIDVQYKPDKVTISQEVLYKCIAEASPPAVITWKISDDSINLTDPRVSIKSEFNGTHSVSTLRLETTASFCVSCLAQNKHGVSVTERCPPGSFTKSLLLAVGVIASGVVVIIIFVIVAWKKKKEVIEGQELESDSQPVIYTEVQTPKKIKTDFSSSKYSESPDTESQE; this is encoded by the exons GGTCAGTCTGCCAGTGGTCTGTCTGGGTCGATGATGCTGTTTACGTTTGGGAGGGAGAATCTGTGATATTGAACTGTTCCTTCCAGTACCCCGATCCACTGCGAGACCCATCCACTGTGACTGCAAGGTGGCTGAAGAACTCTCCCTTTCCCAATAACCACCAGGCAGCTGAAATATACAACAGCCAGAACATGGAGCGAGTCTCGCCTGATGTGCAGCTGATCGGAGATCTGAACGAGAGGAACTGCTCGCTCCAGATTGAGAACATCCACAAAGCAGATACCGGGATTTACTACTTTAGATTTGAATTGGGTCAGGGCAACAACTGGTCGGGAGAAGATGGAATCAGTGTCCATGTATATG GTCGCCCTACGAAACCGTATATATCTGTCCCGGAAGAAGTGGTTGAAGGTGAAGAAATGGTGACTTTGACCTgttcttccacaaacattgacCAAAGAGGACGAGCCATTCTGAGCTGGGATGGTATCTCTGATCTGACGGAATGGGTCCCCAGAACCGAAGAACAGTGGGCTGGATACTCCTGGTCACTCACAAATAACTTGGCATTCATCCCGTCATACCAGCACCACAACAGGGTCATCAAATGTACGGTCAATTACATACCGTACCCATACTCTGATGAAACCTACTTAACATTACAAATAAGAT ATCCTCCGAAAAACACAGTCCTTCTTGTGAATGCATCACAGGAAGAAATAAAAGAAGGTGACTGCGTTACACTGGTGTGTGTCGGCAACAGTTTTCCTGAAGCTAACTACACCTGGTACAAGAAAGACCGGTTTACAAATAAAACAGAAGTTCTGAATACTGTGAGCAGCAATATTTTATTCCAGAAGATATCGAGGAAGAATTCTGGATTCTACAACTGCCTGGCCACAAATTATTTGGGCAGCAGTTTGTCTTCAGAAGTGGAAATTGATGTGCAAT ACAAACCTGACAAGGTCACAATCAGCCAGGAAGTTCTGTACAAGTGCATTGCTGAGGCCAGTCCTCCTGCAGTCATCACGTGGAAGATCAGTGACGACAGTATAAATCTCACTGATCCCAGGGTCAGTATAAAGTCAGAATTCAATGGCACTCATTCAGTTAGTACACTGAGACTGGAAACAACAGCAAGCTTTTGTGTTTCGTGCCTAGCTCAGAATAAGCACGGAGTATCGGTGACGGAGAGGTGCCCACCTG GATCGTTTACCAAGTCATTGCTGTTGGCCGTTGGGGTCATTGCCAGCGGAGTGGTTGTCATCATCATTTTTGTAATTGTTGCGTGGAAAAAAAAGAAGGAAGTGATTGAAG GGCAAGAGTTGGAAAGTGATTCCCAACCAGTGATTTACACTGAAGTGCAGACACCAAAAAAG ATAAAAACTGATTTTAGTTCTTCAAAGTATTCAGAATCTCCAGACACTGAATCTCAGGAATGA
- the LOC144505237 gene encoding B-cell receptor CD22-like isoform X1, producing the protein MSTSHCNLALIVVCLIQGSVCQWSVWVDDAVYVWEGESVILNCSFQYPDPLRDPSTVTARWLKNSPFPNNHQAAEIYNSQNMERVSPDVQLIGDLNERNCSLQIENIHKADTGIYYFRFELGQGNNWSGEDGISVHVYGRPTKPYISVPEEVVEGEEMVTLTCSSTNIDQRGRAILSWDGISDLTEWVPRTEEQWAGYSWSLTNNLAFIPSYQHHNRVIKCTVNYIPYPYSDETYLTLQIRYPPKNTVLLVNASQEEIKEGDCVTLVCVGNSFPEANYTWYKKDRFTNKTEVLNTVSSNILFQKISRKNSGFYNCLATNYLGSSLSSEVEIDVQYKPDKVTISQEVLYKCIAEASPPAVITWKISDDSINLTDPRVSIKSEFNGTHSVSTLRLETTASFCVSCLAQNKHGVSVTERCPPGSFTKSLLLAVGVIASGVVVIIIFVIVAWKKKKEVIEGQELESDSQPVIYTEVQTPKKTQATQSEASGRRENEFAYANLQHESIGKQQAKGQSDRVEILGTV; encoded by the exons GGTCAGTCTGCCAGTGGTCTGTCTGGGTCGATGATGCTGTTTACGTTTGGGAGGGAGAATCTGTGATATTGAACTGTTCCTTCCAGTACCCCGATCCACTGCGAGACCCATCCACTGTGACTGCAAGGTGGCTGAAGAACTCTCCCTTTCCCAATAACCACCAGGCAGCTGAAATATACAACAGCCAGAACATGGAGCGAGTCTCGCCTGATGTGCAGCTGATCGGAGATCTGAACGAGAGGAACTGCTCGCTCCAGATTGAGAACATCCACAAAGCAGATACCGGGATTTACTACTTTAGATTTGAATTGGGTCAGGGCAACAACTGGTCGGGAGAAGATGGAATCAGTGTCCATGTATATG GTCGCCCTACGAAACCGTATATATCTGTCCCGGAAGAAGTGGTTGAAGGTGAAGAAATGGTGACTTTGACCTgttcttccacaaacattgacCAAAGAGGACGAGCCATTCTGAGCTGGGATGGTATCTCTGATCTGACGGAATGGGTCCCCAGAACCGAAGAACAGTGGGCTGGATACTCCTGGTCACTCACAAATAACTTGGCATTCATCCCGTCATACCAGCACCACAACAGGGTCATCAAATGTACGGTCAATTACATACCGTACCCATACTCTGATGAAACCTACTTAACATTACAAATAAGAT ATCCTCCGAAAAACACAGTCCTTCTTGTGAATGCATCACAGGAAGAAATAAAAGAAGGTGACTGCGTTACACTGGTGTGTGTCGGCAACAGTTTTCCTGAAGCTAACTACACCTGGTACAAGAAAGACCGGTTTACAAATAAAACAGAAGTTCTGAATACTGTGAGCAGCAATATTTTATTCCAGAAGATATCGAGGAAGAATTCTGGATTCTACAACTGCCTGGCCACAAATTATTTGGGCAGCAGTTTGTCTTCAGAAGTGGAAATTGATGTGCAAT ACAAACCTGACAAGGTCACAATCAGCCAGGAAGTTCTGTACAAGTGCATTGCTGAGGCCAGTCCTCCTGCAGTCATCACGTGGAAGATCAGTGACGACAGTATAAATCTCACTGATCCCAGGGTCAGTATAAAGTCAGAATTCAATGGCACTCATTCAGTTAGTACACTGAGACTGGAAACAACAGCAAGCTTTTGTGTTTCGTGCCTAGCTCAGAATAAGCACGGAGTATCGGTGACGGAGAGGTGCCCACCTG GATCGTTTACCAAGTCATTGCTGTTGGCCGTTGGGGTCATTGCCAGCGGAGTGGTTGTCATCATCATTTTTGTAATTGTTGCGTGGAAAAAAAAGAAGGAAGTGATTGAAG GGCAAGAGTTGGAAAGTGATTCCCAACCAGTGATTTACACTGAAGTGCAGACACCAAAAAAG ACTCAGGCAACTCAATCTGAGGCCAGCGGCAGACGGGAAAATGAATTTGCCTACGCCAACTTGCAGCATGAATCAATCGGCAAACAGCAGGCAAAGGGTCAAAGTGACAGAGTGGAGATCCTAGGGACTGTGTGA